The following coding sequences lie in one Onychomys torridus chromosome X, mOncTor1.1, whole genome shotgun sequence genomic window:
- the LOC118573636 gene encoding leucine-rich repeat-containing protein 14-like — protein sequence MDAKNPKTLLDLAIQSLLRNESVAIQALQDMPRDLFVPLFIAAFEGGHKNVLSEMVKVWPFHCLHIGSLTVQKPQHELLKAMIENLPVRPSKNSASRIPKLRILDLRQDNDCKTTCPVVRTKEPFCFHSCAYSESSILKIEGQNHFVNSESMIQFPRPVELLVDLSLDGSLVEKEFLVLLISKIRESIGSLHICCRDLQVDKLSDSKCTLSILDLNCVGQLSIHRGSLSDITNVLSQMDHLDSLSLSKVTFRSLSGKVFKNFLGHLRRMNNLKEVSLSSFCLTGHLDRVLRVLPPGLHFLYLSFCDLSYRDFRFMAQSSQAFRLKMLNLSNNPMYWDDFEPFQTLLVNLSGTLRHLEINHCLINDTAISVLIPALIRCTQLRVLCFASNPITMPMLVTMMNNLTPLKNLKYVIYPIPVHCYAVWPFQGSIDRRKLALVQLQLKVMLELAERADMTWITYLE from the exons ATGGATGCAAAGAACCCAAAGACTCTGTTGGATCTCGCTATACAGAGTCTGCTGAGAAATGAGTCTGTAGCAATCCAAGCTCTGCAGGATATGCCAAGAGACTTGTTTGTTCCCCTGTTCATTGCTGCCTTCGAGGGTGGGCATAAGAATGTATTGAGTGAGATGGTGAAAGTGTGGCCCTTTCACTGTCTCCATATTGGGTCATTAACTGTACAGAAGCCTCAACATGAACTCCTGAAAGCCATGATTGAGAATCTTCCAGTGCGTCCTTCAAAGAACTCTGCTTCTAG GATACCTAAACTGAGGATCCTAGATTTAAGGCAAGACAACGACTGTAAGACCACATGTCCTGTAGTCAGAACCAAGGaacctttctgttttcattcttgtGCTTATTCTGAAAGCTCTATCCTGAAAATAGAAGGGCAGAATCATTTTGTAAATTCAGAGTCCATGATACAGTTCCCCAGGCCTGTAGAGTTACTAGTGGACCTTTCCCTAGATGGCTCCTTAGTGGAAAAGGaatttttggttttgcttataAGTAAAATTAGGGAGAGTATAGGGTCTTTGCACATATGCTGTCGAGATTTGCAAGTTGATAAACTGAGTGACAGCAAATGCACCCTGAGTATTCTTGATCTCAACTGTGTTGGTCAGTTGTCAATTCATAGGGGTTCACTGAGTGATATCACCAATGTCCTGTCTCAGATGGACCACCTAGACAGCCTCAGTCTGTCTAAAGTCACTTTTAGATCTCTGAGTgggaaagtctttaaaaatttccTTGGTCACTTGCGACGTATGAACAACCTTAAGGAAGTCAGCCTGTCTTCATTCTGTCTCACAGGGCATCTGGACAGAGTGCTGAG AGTCCTGCCACCTGGACTGCATTTCTTGTATCTGTCATTCTGTGATCTTTCCTACAGAGACTTCAGGTTTATGGCCCAGAGCTCTCAGGCCTTCCGCCTGAAGATGTTGAATCTTAGCAACAACCCAATGTATTGGGATGATTTTGAGCCTTTTCAAACTCTTCTGGTAAATCTTTCTGGTACTCTTCGACATCTAGAGATAAATCATTGCCTTATAAATGATACTGCAATCTCTGTTCTTATCCCTGCCCTGATTCGTTGTACTCAACTCCGTGTCCTGTGCTTTGCTTCTAACCCCATCACAATGCCTATGCTTGTGACTATGATGAATAATTTAACACCCTTGAAGAATCTAAAATACGTGATTTATCCCATCCCTGTACATTGCTATGCAGTATGGCCTTTTCAGGGCAGTATAGACCGAAGGAAGCTTGCTCTTGTACAACTACAACTGAAGGTGATGCTAGAGCTTGCAGAGAGGGCTGACATGACCTGGATCACTTACTTAGAATAA